The genomic segment CTACGTTTGCTTTCACATCCAAAATGTCGCCTTTGTAGTTACGACGTTTTACTTGTTTCACCTCAATAATCAGGCGGTCGCCTTCTTTTGCTTGTGCACGGAAGTCAGCCAAGTTAGCCTCTTCAGTGGTGAATTTACGCTCCGGAATAATCGGACGACGGCCGCGCACCAGCATTACAGTCCATTCTGTAACACGATAGTTAGCATCTTTCGGAATTACATCGCGAATGCTTGGGTCGCCAAGTGCACGTGCTTTCAGCGAAGTAGGACAAGCACCACCGTTTTTCACATCCAAAGGTTTGCCTCCATTCAGAATTTCAACCTTAGGTTCAGGCAACAGTTTTACCTTGAACTCCTTAGGCTCAATCAGGTTGCCATCGCTGAATACTTTAAGCACTACTTTGTTGGCAGTAGGTACAACGATAACTTCACTCTTAGAAGCACCTTTGATTACCTCAGCACCTTCAGCTTGGAAAGACGGGTTGTAAGCGGCACCTAATGCAGGTACGTTTACTTTCAACTCGTTACCGCACTGGAAGTAGAGAGCAGAAACGTTAGCTGCCTGAATATCTACCACAGGTTTAGCCACGATATACTCTTCTTTCACGCGGAATACAGTGTCTTCGCCGTCGGCTTTCTTGATTTTGATAGTACCTTCCCAAGATTTTTTCAGATTACCATCTTTATCATAGTTGCCGCCCTGAGCAGTAAACTCTACGGTACCGATACCATTTTCAACTTTTACTGCACCGGCTGTAGAAGACATTTGAGGCACGATATTAGAAGCAGAGGCAGCTAAGAACATAGTTGCGCGATATTTTGTACCGGCAGCTACAATCTTAGATTCTGCGCTTACCATAGCATTGATGCGGTCAAATTTAATTTCCACACCACCTACTTTAGAACTCAGCTTCTTGATAACATCGCTCTCCGCACGCACAACATCTGACTGGAATTGGCTAAGAATAGCCAAACAAGCTACTAAAGGAGTGCGTTCGAAGTTAATTTGCGCAAAATCCTTGTGGTTTTGGTTGCCGTCGTTTTTGAAGCGAGGCATTTCCTTAGCATCCAGCGCAATTTTCGCAATCTGAATTTCTTTGTCGTAAGTGCTCATTTTTTCGGCAAACTCATTGAGTCGTTTTTTCAACTCATAGGCTTTACCATTTTTTGAGCCTTCCGGACCAATAAGAAATGTAGTGGACTTATCGTAGTTTTTCTCATCTACATACTTACCGTCGTCTTTCATACCGCCGGTGTACTCGATTAAGTCTTTGCGTATTTTCTCGATGAAGTCCATCATTTCCGATGTCTTCGCCTTAGCGTCTTCTGCCTGAGCAATAATTGCCAAATCTTTTGGCTTATTGCCTTCTTTGGCCACTTGGGCTTTCATGCCCTCTAATGTTTTATTGGTTGCTTCGCGAGCAAGACTGTTGGCATAACGGAGACTGTCATCCATATAATAGAACTTCTCCAATACCGTGTTGCTCACTTGCAAGGCCAACAAACAGGTCAGTACGAGATACATCATGTTAATCATCGCCTGCCTTGGTGTTACCTTACCACCTGCCATAACTCAGTTCTCTTTTTTTGGTTAGAAAATTATTGAAATTAATATGACAAGGTATTAGCCTTTCATTGCGGTCAGCATGTTGCCGTACACTTTGTTCAGAGAAGTCAAATTGGCTGTCAGTTTTGACATCTGGTCTTTGAACAATTGAGATTCTTTGCTTGCGTCGGCCATGCTCTCCATAGCTACTGTAAGGTTGCCATAGAATTTATTCATTGCCTTTAAGTGGCTGTTGGCATCTTTCAATTCCATTTCATACACTGCGTTCAGCGCACCCAAGTTTTTGGTAATAGTCTGTACTTGTGCATGATATTCTTTTGCCTGTGCAGAGGCATTAGCCATTGCAGCCATTGCTTCCACAGTAGAAGCATATGATTTATTCAGTGTTACTAAAGACTGAGAAGCTGCACGCAGATTTTTAGAATAGTCTTCGGAAGCAGCAGCAGCCTCGCTCATGTCGCGCATTTTCAATGCTGACTCGTTGAGAGTTTTGATACCTTTACCAAAGCTCTTGAAAGATTCGGTAGAAAGGTCTGCTTCTTGCAACATTTGGTCGAGGCCAACAAGTGCACCTGTAGCAGCAAGTTTATTGGCAGCCTGAGAATCAACTTTAGTAGCTTGACCTTCATCTGCCAATTCAGGATACACGCGCTCCCACTCATAGTGCTTCTCAGGAGGAGGAACAGGTGCAATTACACCCAGTAAGAAGATGAATGCTTCCACAGAAAGTCCTACAACGAGCATAGGACCGGCACCCGGCCATGACATAATCTTGAACATGGCACCTACGATAACCACCGCAGCACCTACGCTGGTGATTTTTGGAACTACCACGCGATTAAACTTCGCGACAGCGCTTTCTTTTCCGCTACCCATTTTGTTTGAAGGTTAAATGATTGAAAATTTAATTAAGTTAAAATTGTGATTGAGGTTGTCAAAATAAGGTAAATTCCTACGGATTGTCAATAGGGGATTTACGCTATTTCTCACTTTTAACGCAAAAAGTCCGGCAATATTGCATTGGACGCAACCCATTGCCGGACTTTTTACAAAAAATTAATGGTGAAATATTAGAATTCAAAGCCAGAAGAGCGTCCCAAATAGGTCATTGCGCAACGGAAACCAATAAATGAACGTGCAGTATCTCCATACTCAAAGCTACGTGTACCGGTTTCAATCAGGAAAGCAATATCTTTCCATGAGCCGCCACGGATAAGTTTGCGTGGTTCGTTTTCGTCGTAATAGGTGGGGTTCAAATCCCATACCAACGGCACGCTTACGGGGCTGAAAGCATCCTCGCACCACTCGGCAACATTACCGGCCATATCGTAAAGGCCGTAATCGTTAGCAAAGTAAGACGCTACCGGGCCTGTGTAAGAGAAGCCGTCATCATAATAATTACCGCGTCCGGGTTTGAAATTGGCAAGTGCACAGCCTTTGGCGTTTCGTACATATGGGCCACCCCAAGGATATTTTGCCATGTCGCGGCCGCCACGAGCTGCATACTCCCATTCGGCTTCGGAAGGCAAGCGGAAGTTAGGCATCGGGAACTTGCCTTTGTCTGTTCTGGCCTGATTCAACTTTTTGGTGCGCCATTCGCAAAACAGCAGGGCAGCTTTCCATGAAACACCTACTACGGGATAATCGTCATAAGCGGGATGGTCAAAGTAATAGGTAGTCATTGGGTCGCCCATGTGGTAGGTGAAATCTTTCATCCATACCATTGTGTCAGGATAGGCGATATCTTTCAGAGACTGTTCATCTTCAATTAATGGCAGAACTTTTCTGTAGCGAACAAAAATGGTGCTGTCGCCACCCAAAGGAAAATGGTCAGCAGCTTCATATATAAACTGGCGATACTCGTTGTTGGTAATTTCGGTATCGTCCATGTAAAAGCCGCTGATGGTAATTTGCTTGTTCATGGAAATTTTAGAGGAAGCTACATCCTCGTCTGCCTGCCCCATGTGAAAAGTACCGGGAGGAATGGAAACCATGCCGTATGGTAATTCCTGCTTCCACCCTTCGCGCCCCTGAACGCCTGTCAGTTCACCGGTATCTTTGTTCTTACCGCCAAAAATACAGCTTTGTAAGACCAGCACTAATGCCAAAGTGCTGTAAAGCGGTGATACACTACGCAATCGGCCATATCGTATCATAATTCTGAGCATGATTTCTATCAGTTTATCAGACATTGGTCGTGTCTTCTCAATAGGGTTTTAATAGGTAACGACTTTCAGCGCAATTTCTTGCAAAAATAAGTCCAAAAGTTTTAGTCAAATCTGAATCTTGGCGTTCTGATATTAAATAATTCCGCCTTTTTAGGGGCAGGTATGCGATAGCCAATTCTGAGTTCATGCGAAGTGGCAGCTTTTGCCGCTGCACCGGTTATTTCATAGTCAAATGCATAGCCCAGTGTCATGGAATTGTCTTTCAATATAGAAGCACCGATGAGCATTGAAACACTGCTGACAGGGCCTAAATCGCGAAAGGAGGCTCCCGCATAATATTTGCGGCTGATATCCAGCAATACGGCACCTTCATAAGAAACAACGTTTCGCAAGTTAGTTTTAACAATGGCGGAAGGCCGAACAGAAAAATCAGAAGACAACACAAACTCTCCGCCGCCCAATAAGGTATAGTTTCGCTCAAGCGGGCTAATCGCAAATGTTGTACCATATTCAAATCCGGGTTGCAGCAAGTGGTTGGCACTAATGCCGGCAAAATACTTTTGGGTAGAGTAGTACATGCCTACTGCAAAGTCGGGTGTAAATTGGCTTTCTCTGCCCCTGCCTATGATGAGCGGGTCGTTGGGTTCATTAGGACGCAGTTTCCCGAAATCGAAGGTTTGATTATAGAAACCGCCCCGCATACCCAAAGACAAACGCGCACCGTTTTTTAATGTATGATGATATGCATAGGACAGTTGTATGTCGTTGTTAGTAATTGGCCCCAATGCATCGTTCAGAATATGAATACCCACGCCGCTGCGTATGGCATTAATGGGCATAGTGGCAGACAATACGGTGCTGACAGGTGCTCCACCATCACCATCGAGGGTGGTGCTGTAACCTACCCACTGCCTGCGATGGATTAAATTAAAATGTGTAAAACGACTGTCTATACCTGCAGTGGCCGGGTTTAAGTAAAGCTGATTAAACATAAACTGGCTGAACTGCGCATCTTGCTGTGCCGATGCTTCCCACCCAAAACCTAACGTAAACAGGGTAATGAGAAAGTAAACAAGGTTTCTTTTCATAATTGCCTAACAGAATGTTGGGCAATATAGCAAATTATTGCTTATTGCTTTTTTCTGTTTCTTTGATATAAAGCTCGATAGCCCCTGTCATGGAAGGTGCATCGGGATGGGGAGCCTGAATATCGAGTATCAGGTTATTGTCTGTAACAGCTTTGCCGGTAGTTGGCCCGAAAGCGGCGAATAATATATCCCCTTGTTTAAATTCAGGGAAGTTGGTCAGCAGTGAATTAACGCCCGACGGACTGAAAAAAGCAATGAGGTCGTACTGCTTAATGTCCATATCTTTCAAGTCGCTGGGGACTGTATGATAGATAATGGCCTCCGTGAACTTAATGCCGCTTTTTTCCATAAATGCGGGCAGGTCGTCCTTGCGGATATCTGAACAAGGATACAGGTAGTTTTCCGTTTTATGTTTTTTAATCAAATCGAACAGGTCGGTAACGGTTCTTTTACCCGTGAATATTTTGCGCTTGCGGATGGTGATATATTTCTGCAAATAATTGGCTGTTTGGTCAGAAATGCAGAAATATTTCATCTCGGGGGGCATCTCTATTTTGCTTTCGCTACACAGTTTGAACAAATGATCAACCGCATTTTTGCTGGTAAAGATGATAGCCGTATGTTCTAATATATTGATTTTTTGCTTCCTAAACTCTTTGATACCAACGGGATCAACCTGAATAAAGGGGCGAAAATCTATCTGCAAGTTGAATTTGGCAGCCAACTCGGAATAAGGGTTTTTGTCGGATTCCGGCCTTGGCTGTGAAATCAGAATTCTTTTGATTGGCTTGAGACGTTCAGGATGCAGCACAATGGATGAAACTTTACCCTCTGTCATATGTAAGATTTATGAAGGAATCAGAAATAGCTTGAGTACTAACAATAGAGGTAATACTTCGGTAGTGCAAAGATAGGCAATTAAATAAATAAATCGCTGTGGAACCGATAAGTACAACACAAGTCCTGTGAGGGCGGTTACTGTTACCCACCCCCAAATCAGCGAATAATACAATATGTGCGGTGAAATATACAGCCGATAATAATGGCTCAGATGGTAGGCTGTAAACAGCGCAAATATGAGCAGAATGAATATTTTGTAAATATTAAAACTGATGGCTATATGCTTTTCGGCCAGTGTGCGATGTGCAAAAACGCCATGTAACAGTTCTATTAACAGGTATTTCAACAACAGAAATAGCATCAACCACCCGCCGATTTTCAAGTAATTGCCAATAAACCAATCATTCCCTTCAGCAAGGGCGGCAACTTGTGCGAACGAAGTGGAGTATTCGGCAACAAGCATCAGCAGGTAGGTTGCTAAGGCAGCAAACATTACTGCAAATACCAACAATGCGTTAAAGTCTGTTTTTTCCTGAACTTCACGGTATTTGAACAGTTGAATGAGCGACTGTAAGCTATCCTTAATGGAAACGTAGCGCGGGTTGATTAACGAAAATGCGGCAAGCATCACACTACACGCAACAGCAACTACCAACAGATAATTCTTTTGCTCGGGAGTACGGCGTATCGTTGCAGTTTGCCTCGGTCTGTTCTTAGCGGCCAAAGATTTTGCAGTACTTTTTATTAAAGAGTCTCTTCGTACAGCAACAGGTTCGGTTTGTTGCTCGCCTAAAAACAAGGGGGGCAGTTTTGCTATCGGGCGCTCGAATGCATAGGTTAGTAACAAAGTGGTATTGCCTGCTGCTAAACTGTCCAAGTCCCATACCATTGTTTGGGGTTGTCGGATATAGTGGCTGAGATTGTTGTTAATAAACAATAGCGTTTCCTTTTCAACGGGTAATACCAACTTTCGGGCAGGTTGCCATGCCTGAGGTTGCAGCACTACATGCAGATAGCGAGTAGGCGGATGAATACCGGGCAAGTACGGCACGTATATTTTTTCGTTGTAGTCATATATCAGCCACCGGTGGCTGATGTCTTCATAGATGGCAAGACCTGTTGCAGACTGCCCAAAAGCATTACATGCTACAAGGCTCATCCACAACAGGCCTATCCAATAACTACACCAACGCTTACCCATCTGCCTCGTTTCTTCCCGACTACTTAATTTCTGATGCCCAGTTGAAGCGGTCGGAAGCAGAAAATGCCCACGGAGCCGCATTGTTTTCAATATTGGCAAACATGGAGTTCCATGATGCAGGCGTAGCGGACTCTTCCATCGCTATATATTGCCGCACTTGCAAAATGATGTCCAATGGGTTGATATTAATCGGGCAGGCATCTACACAGGCATTGCAGGTAGTACATGCCATCACTTCTTCTTTGGTGATGTAGTCGCCGTACAGGGATTTGCCATCATCATAGCCCTCGCCGAACTTGGCAATCAGCTCGCCTTTTTCTTCCAGACGGTCGCGGGTGTCCATCATAATTTTGCGCGGGCTGAGCAGTTTGCCGGTGATATTGGCAGGACAAGAGGCCGTACAACGTCCGCATTCGGTGCAACTGTAAGCATCCATCAGGTTTTTCCATGTCAGGTCTTCCACGTCTTTTGCACCGAATCGGGAAATTTCTTGTGGAGCGGCTGCTTCCTGACCATCGTTGATACCCAGCATAGATTTTACTTCGGCAGTAACTACTGCCATGTTTTCAATCTTACCCTTGGGTTCCAGATTGGAAAAATAGGTATTGGGGAATGCCAGCGCAATATGCAAGTGTTTAGAGTAGGTTACGTAAACGGCAAAGGACATAATGCCTAAAATGTGCAGCCACCATGCACCGCGCTCAAGCAGTATCAAAGAGCCGGTATCCAAGCCTTTATACAAAGGGATGAGCAGGCTGCTTACCAGAAATGAGCCTACTTCGGGGTAGTGAGCCATGGCGTATGCGCTGTCTTCGCGGGTTTGCAGAATGCTGTCGGCGGCGTTCATAGTGAACAGGCAGAACATCAGTGCAATTTCGGCCGTAAGGATGATATTGGCATCCATTCGCGGCCATTCGGTCATTTCACGGCTCCAGAAGCGGGGCACCAGTCGGGCATTGCGACGAATCAGGAAGATTACGCAGGTAATTACAACCCCCAAAGCAAGCAACTCAAAGAAGTTCAGCAACAAGCGGTAGGCACTGCCCAAATAAGGCGCAAAAAGGCGGTGCGTGCCCAGCAGTCCATCCAGCACAATTTCCAGCACCTCAATATTGACAATGATAAAAGCCGCGTAAATGATGAAGTGCATCAGACCCACCAAGGGCTTATCAAACATTTTCTTTTGCCCGAAGGCAATCAGCAGCATGGTTTTCAGGCGCTCCGCAGGGCGGTCGGTGCGGTCGAGCGGTTTACCCAACCTGATATTGCCCGCAATGCGTTGTACGCGCGATGTAACGGCAATCGCGGCTGCCGCAAGCGCTGCCAAAAAGAAAAGTTGCTGCACAAGTGAAGTAAACAGTTCCATAAGTCCTTGCAATAGTCTTGTAGCGTTTTGGCAAATTTAACCGATTTTCCTAAAAACCATTCGTCAGGCGATTGTGTTGGCCATGAGCTTTTAATTCCTGCCGTAAAATGCACCGAATTTCGTATTTTTGGGAATACTGCCTTTGTTGCAGGGGCATGGTAACTATTCAGATGAGATAAGCAAATTATAATAAGAAAACTGCCGGCAAAGACTTCGTCCGCCGACGGATTTAGGTAAAATGCCTTAAATTACTCACTTGCACATATGCGAAAGCGCAAGCAGTTTGTGAAGAGAATTTTTGCATAAAAAAATCAAAACCGGCAGACTAAAACCTGACAATCCTTAACGGTTTATCGTTTGTATGTAACATACGAAAAAGTATCACAACATATCGCCCGAATTATTGCATTACTTTTGTTTTTTGGCTTAGGAATCGGACTTTTAAGGATGATTTTTAAGTAATCGCACAAACCGGCATGAATCAACTCATCACCGCCTACTCTCCATGGTTCATTATCCTTTGCATTGGGACAGGTCTCCTCTATGCGGCACTGCTGTATTCGCAGGATGCCCCTTGGAGCAAATCTACCAATCGTATATTGGCTTTTGTTCGCTTTCTGCTGGTCAGTTTACTTGCTTTTTTGCTCCTTGAACCAATGATTCGGCAAATCAACAATGAGTATGAGAAGCCTGTGGCGGTCGTAGCCATAGACAATTCCGAATCGCTGGCACTTACCAACTCACCCGAGAAGTTAAAAAAGGCTGTTGAAACCATGAACAGCGTAGCCGAACGCTTGGGAAACCGAGGATTTGAGGTGCAAATGCGCAGCCTCTTGCCTAATGCAACGCCTCTTCGCAGTTTTGATTCCGTGCGGTTCAATCTGCCCGTTACCAACTTGCAAGGGCTGTTTGCTTCCATTCAAAACAACTTTGAGAACCGCAACTTGGGTGCTGTGGTATTACTCTCCGATGGCATCTACAACCAAGGCAGTTCGCCTTTGTACCAACCCGTCAAGGCCGGTATTTATACTATCGGCATAGGCGATACGCTCCCCCGCAACGATGTCAGCATTCGCGCAGCTTATCACAACAAAATAGCCTACTTCGGCAATCAATTCCCGATTGTAACGGAAATTACCCACTCCGGATTTGAAGGTCGTGAAGTTCAGTTGAGCGTTTCGCAGGCAGGCAAAGTGCTTGATTCCAAACACATAGTATTAGGCAAAGAAGGTGCGCTGCAACAAGTACAGTTCTTAGTAACTGCCTCTCAAAAGGGCGTACAACGCTATGAATTACAAATTAGCCCGCTGGAAGGCGAGTTTACGCAGCAAAACAACGTAAGGCAGGTTTACATTGACATTTTGGACGGGCAAGAAAAAATTCTGATAGTGGCTGCTTCCCCCCACCCCGACATCAAAGCCCTGCGAGCTGCCTTGGAAAAAAATTCCAATTATCAGGTAAGCCTTTTCATCCCTAATGTGATGCCCAATGAGGCCTTAAAACGCAACGAAAAATACGACCTGATAATTTTTCACCAGTTACCCAATGCCAATGCCATCACGGGCAATTTGGTGAAAGAACTGCTGGCTGCCAAAACGCCTGCATGGTTTATCGTAGGCACACAAACTTATATTACAGCTTTCAATGCTTTAAGCCCGGGTGTCAGTATTGCCGCATCGGGCTATCAGACAGACCGCGTAACGGCTGCCATTAACCCACAATTTGACAAGTTTTTGCTCAGCGACGAAAACAAGTCGGCCATTGCCAAATATCCGCCATTAGTTGTTCCTTTTGGCGACTTTAAACCGGCACAGGGCACTGTTCCCATGCTGATGCAGCGCGTAGGCAGCCTGCAAACCAACAAGCCGCTCCTTGTTTTTGCCGAACAAGACGAGCGCAAAATCGGCATATTGCTTGGCGAAGGCATCTGGCAATGGCGATTGCAGGAATTTTCCCGCAGCGGCGAACAAGCCACTTTTGATGAAATGATTGGGAAAATTACACAATACCTCACTGCAAGGCAGGATAAGCGCAAGTTTCGCGTCAATACTGTTGCCAATGAGTATTTTACGGGTGAAACCGTGGAGTTTGAAACCGAAGTTTACAACGATATCTACGAAAAGATATACGGGCAAACCGTGCAGTTGGAAATTATACCCGAAAAAGGCA from the Rhodoflexus caldus genome contains:
- a CDS encoding vWA domain-containing protein is translated as MNQLITAYSPWFIILCIGTGLLYAALLYSQDAPWSKSTNRILAFVRFLLVSLLAFLLLEPMIRQINNEYEKPVAVVAIDNSESLALTNSPEKLKKAVETMNSVAERLGNRGFEVQMRSLLPNATPLRSFDSVRFNLPVTNLQGLFASIQNNFENRNLGAVVLLSDGIYNQGSSPLYQPVKAGIYTIGIGDTLPRNDVSIRAAYHNKIAYFGNQFPIVTEITHSGFEGREVQLSVSQAGKVLDSKHIVLGKEGALQQVQFLVTASQKGVQRYELQISPLEGEFTQQNNVRQVYIDILDGQEKILIVAASPHPDIKALRAALEKNSNYQVSLFIPNVMPNEALKRNEKYDLIIFHQLPNANAITGNLVKELLAAKTPAWFIVGTQTYITAFNALSPGVSIAASGYQTDRVTAAINPQFDKFLLSDENKSAIAKYPPLVVPFGDFKPAQGTVPMLMQRVGSLQTNKPLLVFAEQDERKIGILLGEGIWQWRLQEFSRSGEQATFDEMIGKITQYLTARQDKRKFRVNTVANEYFTGETVEFETEVYNDIYEKIYGQTVQLEIIPEKGNKSTFSYVNSGEGFRYKVSGLKQGVYNFKASTVLNGKTETAEGRFAVKEIQAEALNTRADFNLLRQLAKQSGGEFYTLENSSQLLDKLENLEATAVIHSSEENKEILFLKWLCFLLLALATGEWFVRKFRGSY
- a CDS encoding PorP/SprF family type IX secretion system membrane protein, with amino-acid sequence MKRNLVYFLITLFTLGFGWEASAQQDAQFSQFMFNQLYLNPATAGIDSRFTHFNLIHRRQWVGYSTTLDGDGGAPVSTVLSATMPINAIRSGVGIHILNDALGPITNNDIQLSYAYHHTLKNGARLSLGMRGGFYNQTFDFGKLRPNEPNDPLIIGRGRESQFTPDFAVGMYYSTQKYFAGISANHLLQPGFEYGTTFAISPLERNYTLLGGGEFVLSSDFSVRPSAIVKTNLRNVVSYEGAVLLDISRKYYAGASFRDLGPVSSVSMLIGASILKDNSMTLGYAFDYEITGAAAKAATSHELRIGYRIPAPKKAELFNIRTPRFRFD
- the porL gene encoding type IX secretion system motor protein PorL/GldL — translated: MGSGKESAVAKFNRVVVPKITSVGAAVVIVGAMFKIMSWPGAGPMLVVGLSVEAFIFLLGVIAPVPPPEKHYEWERVYPELADEGQATKVDSQAANKLAATGALVGLDQMLQEADLSTESFKSFGKGIKTLNESALKMRDMSEAAAASEDYSKNLRAASQSLVTLNKSYASTVEAMAAMANASAQAKEYHAQVQTITKNLGALNAVYEMELKDANSHLKAMNKFYGNLTVAMESMADASKESQLFKDQMSKLTANLTSLNKVYGNMLTAMKG
- a CDS encoding (Fe-S)-binding protein; protein product: MELFTSLVQQLFFLAALAAAAIAVTSRVQRIAGNIRLGKPLDRTDRPAERLKTMLLIAFGQKKMFDKPLVGLMHFIIYAAFIIVNIEVLEIVLDGLLGTHRLFAPYLGSAYRLLLNFFELLALGVVITCVIFLIRRNARLVPRFWSREMTEWPRMDANIILTAEIALMFCLFTMNAADSILQTREDSAYAMAHYPEVGSFLVSSLLIPLYKGLDTGSLILLERGAWWLHILGIMSFAVYVTYSKHLHIALAFPNTYFSNLEPKGKIENMAVVTAEVKSMLGINDGQEAAAPQEISRFGAKDVEDLTWKNLMDAYSCTECGRCTASCPANITGKLLSPRKIMMDTRDRLEEKGELIAKFGEGYDDGKSLYGDYITKEEVMACTTCNACVDACPININPLDIILQVRQYIAMEESATPASWNSMFANIENNAAPWAFSASDRFNWASEIK
- a CDS encoding DUF4271 domain-containing protein, translating into MGKRWCSYWIGLLWMSLVACNAFGQSATGLAIYEDISHRWLIYDYNEKIYVPYLPGIHPPTRYLHVVLQPQAWQPARKLVLPVEKETLLFINNNLSHYIRQPQTMVWDLDSLAAGNTTLLLTYAFERPIAKLPPLFLGEQQTEPVAVRRDSLIKSTAKSLAAKNRPRQTATIRRTPEQKNYLLVVAVACSVMLAAFSLINPRYVSIKDSLQSLIQLFKYREVQEKTDFNALLVFAVMFAALATYLLMLVAEYSTSFAQVAALAEGNDWFIGNYLKIGGWLMLFLLLKYLLIELLHGVFAHRTLAEKHIAISFNIYKIFILLIFALFTAYHLSHYYRLYISPHILYYSLIWGWVTVTALTGLVLYLSVPQRFIYLIAYLCTTEVLPLLLVLKLFLIPS
- a CDS encoding uroporphyrinogen-III synthase; protein product: MTEGKVSSIVLHPERLKPIKRILISQPRPESDKNPYSELAAKFNLQIDFRPFIQVDPVGIKEFRKQKINILEHTAIIFTSKNAVDHLFKLCSESKIEMPPEMKYFCISDQTANYLQKYITIRKRKIFTGKRTVTDLFDLIKKHKTENYLYPCSDIRKDDLPAFMEKSGIKFTEAIIYHTVPSDLKDMDIKQYDLIAFFSPSGVNSLLTNFPEFKQGDILFAAFGPTTGKAVTDNNLILDIQAPHPDAPSMTGAIELYIKETEKSNKQ
- the porM gene encoding type IX secretion system motor protein PorM/GldM, with product MAGGKVTPRQAMINMMYLVLTCLLALQVSNTVLEKFYYMDDSLRYANSLAREATNKTLEGMKAQVAKEGNKPKDLAIIAQAEDAKAKTSEMMDFIEKIRKDLIEYTGGMKDDGKYVDEKNYDKSTTFLIGPEGSKNGKAYELKKRLNEFAEKMSTYDKEIQIAKIALDAKEMPRFKNDGNQNHKDFAQINFERTPLVACLAILSQFQSDVVRAESDVIKKLSSKVGGVEIKFDRINAMVSAESKIVAAGTKYRATMFLAASASNIVPQMSSTAGAVKVENGIGTVEFTAQGGNYDKDGNLKKSWEGTIKIKKADGEDTVFRVKEEYIVAKPVVDIQAANVSALYFQCGNELKVNVPALGAAYNPSFQAEGAEVIKGASKSEVIVVPTANKVVLKVFSDGNLIEPKEFKVKLLPEPKVEILNGGKPLDVKNGGACPTSLKARALGDPSIRDVIPKDANYRVTEWTVMLVRGRRPIIPERKFTTEEANLADFRAQAKEGDRLIIEVKQVKRRNYKGDILDVKANVDAISFQITQ
- the porK gene encoding T9SS ring complex lipoprotein PorK/GldK, whose translation is MIRYGRLRSVSPLYSTLALVLVLQSCIFGGKNKDTGELTGVQGREGWKQELPYGMVSIPPGTFHMGQADEDVASSKISMNKQITISGFYMDDTEITNNEYRQFIYEAADHFPLGGDSTIFVRYRKVLPLIEDEQSLKDIAYPDTMVWMKDFTYHMGDPMTTYYFDHPAYDDYPVVGVSWKAALLFCEWRTKKLNQARTDKGKFPMPNFRLPSEAEWEYAARGGRDMAKYPWGGPYVRNAKGCALANFKPGRGNYYDDGFSYTGPVASYFANDYGLYDMAGNVAEWCEDAFSPVSVPLVWDLNPTYYDENEPRKLIRGGSWKDIAFLIETGTRSFEYGDTARSFIGFRCAMTYLGRSSGFEF